Part of the Danio rerio strain Tuebingen ecotype United States chromosome 12, GRCz12tu, whole genome shotgun sequence genome, cttgcaagtgccattcacgcctgcttttttcatttaaatccaccagaggccgctgtcgactgactgactgaccgactaacCTACCGATGGACTGACAGACCAACCCACccactcacccccttccctaaactctaCCCACAATGtctttaaaagcaatccagaaacatGAAAAGCCCTCAAGGGTGCCtaattttttaccacgttttcaaatCTTACCACATTGTGACCcagtcatttacttgtttattttttgccttttgttttacctgctttctggaacttttCTTTACCGGACTCAAACCTCGTTGTTGCGGTCAACTCTGTTCTTCCTCttaagtctgccgacgtacatgtcacggttgcaggtttgtgcgctcttccggagtgtctgtttgatcatgttggtttgtttttgttctccacGTGTATCTGTTTTGATCACGTGTGATGACGGCACTCATCTGGCTTGATTAgcccgccagctgaggctcatattcgGGTCTATATATGTGCgatgttttctgtgtgtctttgtcagtttgttacgtgtgctcatgtgtgtgtttctgtctgtgctcaggaccgtgaggagtTTCTGCTAGAGCCTGATTTCCTGCCTGATCCCTGTCCTGTTCCTCTAGCCCTAGCTCCGCACTTATTTGTTGCACCAGTTTGTTGAGTTTGACTGTGTCAAATAAATTCCTTTTGTTCACTCGCATTTGGATCTATCTGAACATTTATTTGAGTGTGACAGTACGTGTTGAGCCGCTGggtaaactggtaacagtggaaaagctgtctacacggaggtaagcggtcagctggtagtgcgTAAAGGGTCAGAAACCGGTTTTGGCATCATACCGCCCAtaacgttcgttttaaagacgaaatgcagccatccATACCTCttgctacataattcacgctctccagaaatgtatacgtgggtacatatccataatgagccCGTGTTGGATGTTACAGACTCTGTCACAGTGGACTCAAAATAAATTACACTTGCATGTCTTTCTGTCGAAATGTGGTTGTTTAcattaaaccagtgtttctcaaccatgttctaGGAGGCCAACCAgctctccttaaccaaacacacctgattcagatgctcagctcattagtagagactgatagacctgtaatgggtgtgaccaACAAAGGCGagatccaaaacatgcagtgttagtggggctccaggaacgtggttgagaaacactgcatttcCCAAATTTGACATTGTGTTGTTTGAATCCAGCATTTAATTTCAACACTCGACAACTGACAAGACCCTCTCCTCAGTTCATTATCAATCCTGAAGTAGCTTATTTTTTTACAAGGTTTCCACAAATGGTCATAACTTCAGGAAGAACCAAGACTGAAGGTGTTGAGTTCAACCTATAGTTACTCACATTGCCACCTCCGGGTGCATGTTTGATATTGTCTTTGGAGCCACACTTTGACTGGACCTTAGTGAAGTCCACCTTCTGATCAAGAATTTTTACCTGAAAGAGTGCAGAGGTCAAGGAAGACAAGAATTATCTTCTGTGGTAAAACCAGAAAGCTTCTGACAGAACCTAGAGAGCTTGTTTTACTATTAACATCAGAGGTCAGTGTTTATAACTTCATGAGGAACATCTGAGGAACATCTGGAGTCAGTTAGGGATGGCTGGGAGTTTGATTAGTCTCCACCTCCAGTCATCAGTAGGGAAAGGAGCAGGCTGTTAAATATTCTTGGTAGGGATTGATGATTAATGGTAATTTTAGGAGTGAACTGGGTCTGGATAACGTTTAGCCTATTGTAACTCACATTGCCacctccaggtgtgtgtgtgatattgtcTTTGGAGCCACACCTAGAAGGGACATTACTAAAGTCCAACTTCTGATCGAGAATTTGCACCTGTTTAAAGCAAATGTTTGGACATTTtcatgaacaaaaacaaaaacggtAAATGTTCCCTGATTCTCATGAAGTAAAGACAAATTATACACTCAAGGTGCTAAAATACACAAGATTAAATGAGAATGAAAACTGTAcagaaatgctaaaaaaaatgacaaaaacacaggCTCATATGAAATATATGTGCTTTATCCTACATTTTTgtggaaaaaaatcataattaaacatgttttgcctgcagtttctaggtaaaatgaacatTAATGGGCAGTATGACGCTAATAACatgtgttccttttcacactaataatATTTACAGGCACTTATCTCGGAATAAAGGTCtattttcatgcagttctttggacaacactaaataaataccacaaaaataGTGTCTATGATTTGTATTGAATATACTTATTTCACCTATCTATCTCCAAATGGACAACTTTTCTTGCGCggtcagtttgcttggtagctcactTTGTACAGTGTTGCGTTTGTGATAAAGAGCGCATGGATTTAAGCCCAGTGAAGCATGCTTCCTTAGAAGAgtcaaagcaatgtaaaatcaagttAAAACTACATGGTCGCAGTGTacttttctcttacatttgcttttaaaaacattattggttgggtttaggtcagtggtttgctAAGTGATCTGTACAACAAGCCCTGCCTTCTCTTGGATGTACACAAGAAAGGTGTATATATgtaacgtacaacaaaacgtaccccaaGTAACATGTTTCAGATTcgaaaaaaatgtagacagtgccctctagcggatttgttatctgaaatgtgcaatgtattttacgttttgcaaaaatgtaggttgaggcatttatttacaatgagcctgagctgaaaacacaacacaaaacgaCTAAACATGAGCTAAAACtgaaatacaaaaattaaaactaattaaaataatactaaGACTAAGAAATTGCTAGAATAACACAATGTGATAGCCACTGGTGATAGTTTGGACATCAGAAATAAAGGAATAATATATGTGTTCTGTTGGTTACATTACTCACATTTCCACCTCCTGGTGTATGCTTCAGGTTGGCTTTGGAGCCACACTTTGACTGGACATTGCTGAAATCCACCTTCTGATCAAGGATTTGGATCTGTAAAAGGCAGAACATCAGGAAAATTGCTTTTCAATACTATTGTTGTAGAAAAGAGAGAGATTTCTGAGCATTAAACAGGTAACTTTTCATTGGCTGATTGGAATAACATGATTCAACTCAATTTAAGTGTATTTAGGTAGCAGTTTCAAACAGTAAatcatccaaaaatgaacatttcctgttaCTTTACTCATTCCCAGGTCATCCAAGATGCAGGTGACTTTTTTTCTTCGCTGGAGAATAAATAGAAGGATCATTttttaatgggctatatgcacagctagtgtttttaagccgatgataaacttccggtaaaAGCTTAATGGGAGTATTTTCACTTTCAtatggtttcttttacagcatcaatgttgtaatgtaattacaatatattcagttaaatagacttcagcattcatttaatggttcaagcgtaaaacgagatgaaagaccgtgTAACCGCTAGCACCATCAGGCTCAGCAGGCaagtgcagaaactccatttaaaatagtggggtcatattttaaagatatggtGGGGGAAAATGGAATTAAATGAGTGCTTTTTGTCTGGTCTGAAACCCACTTCATATCATATATCCATCAGGCAGCAAAGAtcacttatttttaaagaaatcagatcttgaATGTATCAGTTTTATAATAGAAAGACTCTCTGAGGCTCTGAGGAAAGAAGCTCTGAGGCTGgctaaaatgaaaagtctgtgtgcatataacccattaaaACTGTGGTCTTTGGTAATCCATAACATGCATGTCAATGTGTGGCGGAAATGCAAAAGTACAGAAGTACATACATGTATAGCCATATTTAGGCTTAGatattgacttgcattttatgaatcactaaGAACCATAGACTTAGacaaaaatcgcaaaaaaatgttattttgagtAAATTAACAACAAATTTTGTTTTGGTGTGAATTAACCCTTACAGTTTTATgtaaattaatgcaaaaatatcTAACATTTATAGAAATCACTCAAAATCAGTCAGTCTTTACTGTAAACAGTAGATTAAAGTGAATTACCCGGCCGCCTCCGGGCTGGTGCTTCAGGTTATCAGTGGACCCGACTTTGGAGCGAACGTTCTTCAGATCAGGCAAAGGAGCAGCGGCAGACAGCGATGTGGGCGAACGGTTCTTCGGGGATTTAGGGGTCGAGCGAATCACTGCAACCTTCTTGATTTCATTCCCTGTGCTCGGAGGCTTCCCGCCCGCAGCCTTGCTGGCAGGAGATTTAGGAGTGCCAGGGCTGCTGTGCCCGCTGTTCTCCGCGGTGTCTGAGAAACAAAagttgtcatagttgggtaaacttggagctcagtgaatgagagagtacaacaaatcatcatcatcatcattttcatctgcttatcgcgggggcagcagtcttaaaaGAGAAactcagacttccctctccccagacacttcctccagggggatcccaaggcgttccctggccagccgagagacatagtcacTCCAGTGTGTCCTGGCTCTTCCCCGAGGCCTACTCCCGGTGGGACatacctggaacacctccctaggtaggcatccaggaggcattcgaaacagatgcccaagccacctcagctgacttctctcgatgtggaggagcagcggctctactccgagctcctcccgagtGACAGAGCtactcaccctgtctataagggtgtgccctgccaccctacgAAGGAcactcatttcagccgcttgtatttGAGATCttatcctttcggtcatgaccaaCAGCTCataaccataggtgagagtatgaacggttgaccggtaaatcgagagatttgcctttcggctcagctccttcttcacctcaacggaccggtacatcgaccgcattactgctgcagcTGCATctatctgcctgtcaatctcatccatccttccctcactcgtgaacaaaaccccaagatgatgatgatgatgttcaaTTACACGTTAACTACGATCAGCCAGTCACAAACTCTAGACATCTGCTGAAGTGCAAACGGAGCATCAGTGTCAGATTTGGGCGTAATCAAGTCCTATGGTGTAAACATTTGACCATTGGACTGCTGATTGAGTAATGTTCCTGAACATGTCAATTCCTTTATGAGAACATGTTTTAAAGTCTACCTCCAGCAGGATGAAACACATCTCATAAAGCTTAAATGATGCTCTCAGTATAGATACAAATTCTCAAGCACGTTTTTAATAACTTTCTGATTCAATACtgtgaaggattaaagcagttctgatgtcaaaagggagtccaaccaaGTAATAGgcatgtgtacctaataatgtagccagtgagtgtatatttatttctaaaaagtAGTTTGTTAAAGAAGTGGCGTGGTGGCATAGTGAGTagcgctatcgcctcacagcaaaaaggtcgctggtttgcatgttctccctgtgttgacgtgggtttcctccagttgctccggtttcccccacagtccaaacacatgctctgtaggtgaattggatgggctaaattgttcgtagcgttatgtgtgaatgagagtgtattggtgtttcccagtgataggttgcagctggaagggcatcccatgcgtaaaacatatgctggataagctggtggttcattccgctgtggcgacccctgatcaataaagggactaagccgaaaaaaaaatgaatgaatgaaagaaatctCCTTCACCTTTTCCATTTTTGGCAACAGCAGTCATAGCAGGAATCTTGGTCCCTGCAGCATGAGGTCTACTGCTACTAGGAGCCTAGAGATTTACAGGAATATAGAGACAGAAATCATTAAAAACACATCATTATATTCTATTAAACTGCACATAACAGAACAATTGCTAATGTATTTTATGTCCCGGtggtcctgtttttttttttttttttgtcgggggttgggggggtggggggttaatTAAAATCAAGTGGaagtgatatttatttaatttttttaattactgccTCAATGGTCAACTGCTTTTCAGTtagcatagtatagtatagtatagtatagtatagttttGTATTGTATCGTTTAGTATATCACAGTATAGCATATTATGGTATCGTAAAGTATAGTACCGCACAGTATAGTATTGTATCGTATAGTATagtttagtatagtatagtacagcatATTAAAGAATAGTATAGCATACCATAGCATAGTATAGTATCGTATTGTACAgcatagtacagtatagtattgtttatcatatagtatagtatagtatagtatagtacagaaTAAAATCGTATAGTTTAGCATAGTATAGTATCATATAGTATTGTACAGCATAGTATAGCATTGTTTCGTATAGTATagtttagtatagtatagtacagcatAGTATAGTCTTGTATAGTATTGTACAGCATAgtaaagtatagtatagtatcgCATAGTAtcgtatagtatagtatagtatagtgcagcatagtatagtatagtacagcatAGTACAGGACAGTACAGTAAAGTATAGTATAGTTTAACATATTATagtatatgtacagtatacaatTTGTGTTTTAGGggaggcacggtggctcagtggttagcactgtcgcctcacagtaagaaggtcactggttcgcccacagtccaaaggcatgtgctataggtgaattgagcgagctaaattgtttgtagtgtatgaattttaatgagtgtgtatggatgtttcccagtactgagttgcagttggaagggcatccactgcgtaaaacatatgctggataagttgtcggtctattccactgtggcgactcctgatagataaagagactaagccaaacgaaaatgaatgaattaatgaaaatttGTGTTTCGttcaaaaaatgttaattatgcAATCTCCCCTATAAGACACATACAGGTGTGATGAAAATAGTATTTGCTAAAACATCAAAATGATACATGCAAAACATGTAAGGTTAGTATCAGAGACTGCATGTAGTAAAGCAAACTATAAGGATTGTTGGCTCTCTGGACTGTCAGTAGTTCAAACAGCCCTCATTAACAGCTCTAATAGCATGTCTTCATGCTCGAACATTGAGTTTGTTGAAAGCACTTCCAGAATCCATTCAGTTGAAGGATAATAACAGCTGCAGCTCAAGTTAGACAATACAAATACTCTAAAATCATGCAGACTTTTCTCAGTGCCTTTTCCAGAAGCCAGTGTTATTCCATCTTCAGTGAGAAATAATGTCATAGCTGGACCTGTGTGCAGTTAGTAGACTGCCAGTTAACTCATTGTTTtagacagcagcagcagcaggacaCAGGCTTCTACTCACTCTTGTCCTGGTTTCTTTGAGTGCAGATACAGAGGGAGATCTACTAGAGGAGCTCGAGGACTTTTTCGGGATGGAGGAAGGTGTTTTAAGGGAAGAGGGTCTGACTTTGGTGTTGGGGTTTTTAGGGCACTTTATATAAAAAGCAAAACAGTATGAAAAATTCTGTACAGAAAACAAAAAGAGGACAGAAAGATGATTCAAAACAGCTTTTAGCACTCACCCGCTTCTCAGCATCACCATTAGTCTTGGATTGagctgtggagaaaaaaaaaaaaaaagattatgaaTACAATCAGTATTTCTGAAACAAGTAATAAAACAACAATGGTAGACTCTCTAGataagtgtttctcaactggtgggtcgcgacccagtGGGTcacggagtgtgtggtcaaaaaaaacaacaacaaaagttacattttttttttactaattttgcttataccggacttttattttgaaatgcgtgcgtgacaaccctaccgtttgacaagtgaaatttcatttaattattgcaacaaatatgtcgaagcgcaagtacgaccccgaatatgtaaagaatggatatatatatatatatatatatatatatatatatatatattgacgacaaaaagacttaaagcctcagtgtcatatgtagtgaggagctctcataagagagcatgaaatcttctaaattaaaacaacatttagaaaccagacaacatgttttgttaacagtttattattaacagtatttgttgtttttactttgtaatatttctaaaatttgatcctttttgttaaatgacagcaataaaatagtgtttatttgtaagcCTTGGTGATTTCTTATggatgtatctgtcactacttgtttatgttgacaaataaatacaaattaagtataattcctaaaattgtattatagttcctaaaaatttgggttgcggcttgatgaccatgtaaaaatttgggtcccatggccaaaccagttgagaacccctgctctagatgtATTGTTAAACCTAGTTTCAAACCCTAACCATTGTAATATTACTAACACAAGAGACTACATTTAATTTAACATGTCGCTAGATGATacaaatatataacatatacaatTCTTTTTTTGGTAAATCTGATTCAAAAAGTCCTAAActgtttctttttattaataaatgaaggAATATAGGTTTTATCACAATTTCTGatttataacaataatactattaataataatttgaatgcaCAAATGAGCAGGAATAAATAGGAAACCTACAATAATGCAATTATACTTTGTTAAAATGCTTCCTCTGTGCTCTCTTCAGAACAAAGATTCTCTATTGGTATATGTGGTTTAATCAGGGCCtttaccaggggtgtccaaactcagtcctggaggtccggtgtcctggtGAGTTTATCTCCAACTCACTTCAACTCACCTGGCAGGAAGTTTTTAAATAAGAGTAAGAGcttggctgtgtccgaaatcgcatacttccatactatatagtacgctaaaatcagtatgcgagtgtagcggaggccagctagtgtctTTAGCCTCcgtggtagagcaaccgactcccatgcggaaggacgctggttcgataccagctcggagcgggttgggtggcgtaggaccggcagggttacacgagccgagtagtatgtccgaattcatagaatttgaaaatcagtatgcgagatgtagccggatgacttactacttccggcgagactctgaagtgcgcatcccatgtacgctgcgctatcccatgatgccccgcgagagaattcatgaatgggagttaaGCGACGCAgctgacacaggtaggtcacgtgaccatgacaaaatttCGTATGTAGTACATCTGAATTCCATTATtatttttcacattcatacttttctaacagccaagtagtacgtttaaatttaaatgcagtacctactgagtagtaggcggtttcttACGCAgcccttgattagctggttcaggtgtgtttgattagggttggatctaaactctccaggacactggccctccagggtcgagtttggacagccctggCCTTTACCATTCATGGAATCGACAATTAGAAAAAAGGGGTCATGATCTGGATTTTCATAATGTAGTCTAAGGTCAACTCACAATACAAGTAAGAATTGTACATCAATAAACACTTATTTAGGATGTACATTTCTATCCTGTTTTTGGTCATTTTGGGAGTAAACTGTCACTGGGGCTACTTCATGACATGAAGGAGAGATGGACTTGTAATGCAGCGATTGTTTTGTCTGGTGTAGTGTTAGAATCACACAGGAGACGATGCAAAGCCTGTGTTTTACACAAACATCCTGTCATCTACAGTGTAGAGATTCTGGGTTTGCATCTCTTTCATATTTACTTGACTTTATGTGCAAATGAATGGTCAGAGCCAAAGAGAGAATGATCTAGAACActagtacactgcaaaaatatcTTTAAACGAGCAGTTTACAGTATtttgtaatcatttattttatatttgtgcttttgaattgcattataggaccttgatctttcttttaaGATGCTTCTTCCAACGATGTTTAATCTTGAAACATTCCAAAAAGTGacattatttcctcaaaattccacacacaatacGCCATAATGGCAATGTacaaaatagtttttgaaattgtagcaaatttattaaaaataaaaaagctgaaaaatcacatgtacatcagtattctcagcctttgccgtgaagctctaaattgcgCTCAGgtgcattctgtttccactgatcattcttgaaatgtttcagcagcttaatggagttcacctgtggtcaattcagctgattgacatgatttgaaaaggcatacacctgtctatataaggtcccagggttgacagtgcatgtcaaagcacaagccAAGCAGGAAGACAAAGGAATAGTCTGTaaacctccgagacaggattgtctcggggcacaaggctggggaaggttacagaaaaatttctgccgctctgaaagttccaatgagcacagcggcctccatcatccataggtggaagatgtttggaaccaccagaactcttcctagagctggccggccatctgagctgagtgatcaggggagaagggctttagtcaaggaggtgatcaataacctgatggtcactttgtctgagctccagcattcttctgtggagagaggaaaatCTTACAGAAAGATTCAAAGCATACCGCCAGAGTATTAAtagagtggctttacaacaactcagtgaatgtccttgagtggcccagccagagcccagacctacatccaattgaacatctctggagaggtTTGAAAATggctgatagagcttgagaggtactgcaaaaattgccaaagacaggtgtgccaagcttgtggcatcatattcaaaaaga contains:
- the mapta gene encoding uncharacterized protein mapta, whose protein sequence is MDQHHDLLSSSPNAHYNSGDNMASSLSGMTINDHHHKENGLVRPGDCPMKESPEDSRGDETEDPGAEVASAGGMAPTAQSKTNGDAEKRCPKNPNTKVRPSSLKTPSSIPKKSSSSSSRSPSVSALKETRTRAPSSSRPHAAGTKIPAMTAVAKNGKDTAENSGHSSPGTPKSPASKAAGGKPPSTGNEIKKVAVIRSTPKSPKNRSPTSLSAAAPLPDLKNVRSKVGSTDNLKHQPGGGRIQILDQKVDFSNVQSKCGSKANLKHTPGGGNVQILDQKLDFSNVPSRCGSKDNITHTPGGGNVKILDQKVDFTKVQSKCGSKDNIKHAPGGGNVKILDQKLDFSNVQSKCGSKDNIKYAPGGGNVQILDQKLDLTNVQARCGSKDNLKHVPGGGKVQILHKKIDLSNVQSKCGSKDNLRHKPGGGNIEIRSEKLDFKAQSKIGSMDNIKHTPGGGNRRREKDRGANTPQDEGFLTPDPSETPTLSSASLSPEPILLSNPQIKIEDSN